The Euphorbia lathyris chromosome 2, ddEupLath1.1, whole genome shotgun sequence genome includes a window with the following:
- the LOC136220867 gene encoding RNA cytidine acetyltransferase 1-like isoform X2 has protein sequence MRKKVDDRIRNLIENGVKAGHRSLFVLIGDKSRDQIVNLHYMLSKALVKARPNVLWCYKDKLELSSHKKKRANQIKKLSQRGLLDPEKAGPFALFVERGAVSYCLYKDSERILGNTYGMCILQDFEALTPNILARTIETVEGGGLIILLLNKLSSLASLSTMVMDVHERFRTESHSEIVSRFNERFLLSLASCKTCLFMDDELNVLPISSHIKSIDRQSISEGYDSIKTHEELRSLKEQLHDVTPAGPLLGICKTLDQRESLSTFLYAILDKAMQRTIGLVSSRGRGKSAALGLSIAGAIAAGYSRIFVTAPSPENLKSLFDFVCKGLSALNYEEHLHYDLVRSTNSGIRKTITQININKEHKQIVQYIQPHEHVKLCQAELLVIDEAAAIPLPVVKSLLGQYLVFISSTVNGYEGTGRSLSLKLFSHLEKQCQNPSCGNLFQNIEMKEPIRYTFGDPVESWLNGLLCLESMNTISPVSRFPHPAECNLYYVNRDTLFSFHKESEIFLQRMVDLFVASHYRNSPNDLQLMADGPAHHLYVLLGPVDETSNILPDIFCVIQVCLEGEISRKSAQQRLQMGHLPSGDLIPWKFCEEFENTEFPSLSGVRIVRIAVHPTELGHGYGSAALDLLTRYYEGKLTAIDETDVEKNLMRLPENVIQAATKVSLLEETIAPRENLPPLLIHPRDRLPERVDYIGASFGLQSDLFRFWKKHKYTPFYICDSPNDTTGEHSCIVLKALEIDNIKHGRLGSLDFLSPFYQCFRRKFVKRLPLCFRELDYKLAMSILDPKIDFSENGTSLCSEKESSTLVKLICSPDELKLLESFSNNRKDYGKGHKMCQSAVNERVRNGLAFSSMNVFSSIYK, from the exons CCACAAGAAAAAGCGAGCAAATCAGATTAAGAAGTTATCGCAAAGGGGACTACTTGATCCTGAGAAAGCAGGCCCTTTTGCTTTGTTTGTTGAACGTGGAGCAGTCTCTTATTGCTTATACAAAGATTCAGAGAGAATACTAGGGAATACATATGGCATGTGTATTTTACAG GATTTTGAAGCATTGACACCTAATATTCTTGCAAGAACTATTGAAACCGTGGAAGGTGGTGGTTTGATCATTTTGCTTCTCAATAAACTCTCTTCTCTTGCCAGTCTGAGCACAATGGTCATG GATGTTCATGAGAGGTTTAGAACGGAGTCACATTCCGAAATAGTTTCTCGATTCAATGAACGGTTTCTGCTATCTCTTGCTTCATGTAAGACATGTTTATTCATGGATGATGAGCTTAATGTTTTGCCTATCTCCTCGCATATAAAGTCCATTGACAGGCAGTCTATTTCTGAG GGTTATGATTCCATCAAAACACATGAAGAACTGAGAAGTTTGAAAGAACAACTTCATGATGTTACACCTGCTGGTCCATTACTAGGGATATGTAAAACATTGGATCAG AGAGAATCGCTTTCAACTTTCCTTTATGCTATTTTGGACAAGGCAATGCAAAGAACTATTGGGCTGGTTTCTTCTCGAGGACGGGGTAAATCAGCTGCTTTGGGTTTGTCAATTGCAGGAGCTATAGCTGCAGG GTACTCTCGTATTTTTGTAACTGCTCCTTCTCCAGAAAACTTGAAATCATTGTTTGACTTCGTTTGCAAAGGATTGTCTGCATTGAACTACGAG GAGCATTTGCATTATGATCTGGTGAGAAGTACCAATTCTGGAATTCGAAAGACAATTACGCAGATAAATATAAACAAGGAACATAAACAAATAGTTCAG TATATTCAGCCTCATGAGCATGTGAAGCTCTGCCAAGCTGAGCTTCTGGTCATTGATGAAGCAGCAGCTATTCCATTGCCTGTTGTCAAGTCATTGCTAGGGCAGTACCTGGTCTTTATATCATCTACAGTGAATGG ATATGAAGGCACAGGTCGCTCTTTGTCATTGAAGCTTTTCAGTCATTTAGAAAAGCAATGTCAGAATCCTTCTTGTG GTAACCTATTCCAGAACATAGAAATGAAGGAGCCCATCAGATACACATTTGGAGATCCTGTCGAGTCTTGGCTTAACGGTTTATTGTGCTTGGAGTCCATGAATACCATTTCTCCTGTCAGCAG GTTTCCTCATCCCGCAGAGTGCAATTTGTATTATGTAAATCGAGACACTTTGTTCTCTTTCCACAAAGAAAGCGAAATATTTTTACAG CGAATGGTGGATCTTTTTGTTGCTTCTCACTATAGAAACTCTCCCAACGATCTGCAATTAATGGCTGATGGTCCAGCACACCATCTATACGTTCTACTTG GGCCCGTTGATGAGACAAGCAATATTCTTCCAGACATTTTTTGTGTTATCCAG gTATGCCTTGAAGGAGAGATATCACGTAAATCTGCACAGCAAAGGTTGCAAATGGGACATTTGCCGTCTGGTGATCTAATTCCATGGAAGTTCTGTGAAGAGTTTGAGAATACAGAATTTCCAAGCCTCTCAGGTGTTCGGATTGTCAGAATAGCTGTCCATCCCACAGAGCTAGGG CATGGATATGGTTCAGCTGCACTGGATCTTCTAACAAG ATACTATGAGGGGAAGCTTACTGCTATTGATGAGACCGATGTTGAAAAGAATCTAATGAGGCTTCCTGAAAATGTCATCCAAGCTGCAACGAAG GTCTCATTATTAGAAGAAACTATTGCTCCTAGAGAAAATCTTCCACCTTTGTTGATACATCCTCGTGACAGATTACCTGAGAGAGTTGACTATATTGGTGCTTCTTTTGGGCTTCAGAGTGATCTTTTTCGTTTCtggaagaaacacaaatatacCCCTTTTTACATTTGTGATAGTCCA AATGATACAACTGGTGAGCATAGTTGCATTGTGTTGAAAGCGTTGGAGATCGATAATATCAAGCATGGTCGTCTTGGTTCACTTGACTTTCTTTCTCCATTCTATCAGT GTTTCAGAAGAAAGTTTGTGAAACGTCTTCCTTTGTGTTTTCGAGAGTTAGATTATAAACTTGCTATGAG TATCTTGGATCCGAAGATTGACTTCTCAGAAAATGGAACTTCTTTATGTTCGGAGAAGGAATCCTCTACTTTGGTAAAATTAATTTGCTCTCCAGATGAATTGAAATTACTGGAGTCTTTTTCTAACAATCGTAAAGATTATGGGAAG GGGCATAAAATGTGTCAATCAGCTGTAAATGAACGTGTTCGGAATGGTTTGGCCTTCAGCTCCATGAACGTGTTCAGTTCGATTTATAAATGA
- the LOC136220867 gene encoding RNA cytidine acetyltransferase 1-like isoform X1, whose product MRKKVDDRIRNLIENGVKAGHRSLFVLIGDKSRDQIVNLHYMLSKALVKARPNVLWCYKDKLELSSHKKKRANQIKKLSQRGLLDPEKAGPFALFVERGAVSYCLYKDSERILGNTYGMCILQDFEALTPNILARTIETVEGGGLIILLLNKLSSLASLSTMVMDVHERFRTESHSEIVSRFNERFLLSLASCKTCLFMDDELNVLPISSHIKSIDRQSISEGYDSIKTHEELRSLKEQLHDVTPAGPLLGICKTLDQRESLSTFLYAILDKAMQRTIGLVSSRGRGKSAALGLSIAGAIAAGYSRIFVTAPSPENLKSLFDFVCKGLSALNYEEHLHYDLVRSTNSGIRKTITQININKEHKQIVQYIQPHEHVKLCQAELLVIDEAAAIPLPVVKSLLGQYLVFISSTVNGYEGTGRSLSLKLFSHLEKQCQNPSCGNLFQNIEMKEPIRYTFGDPVESWLNGLLCLESMNTISPVSRFPHPAECNLYYVNRDTLFSFHKESEIFLQRMVDLFVASHYRNSPNDLQLMADGPAHHLYVLLGPVDETSNILPDIFCVIQVCLEGEISRKSAQQRLQMGHLPSGDLIPWKFCEEFENTEFPSLSGVRIVRIAVHPTELGHGYGSAALDLLTRYYEGKLTAIDETDVEKNLMRLPENVIQAATKVSLLEETIAPRENLPPLLIHPRDRLPERVDYIGASFGLQSDLFRFWKKHKYTPFYICDSPNDTTGEHSCIVLKALEIDNIKHGRLGSLDFLSPFYQCFRRKFVKRLPLCFRELDYKLAMSILDPKIDFSENGTSLCSEKESSTLVKLICSPDELKLLESFSNNRKDYGKVKHLVPLLAYYFFEGKLPVTLSHEHASLLLSMGLQLHDITYIQEKMKLKSRKISRLFREVMVKFFKYFDDVFTKEDTSFPHERKVELKPCSVSVDEDLNEGSQQVMEKMRREKESMLNPESLHQYSINDREVELKQAIDKCSKVSGSGLLSMKSSRSASEKRKRRPEPTSERKKKIK is encoded by the exons CCACAAGAAAAAGCGAGCAAATCAGATTAAGAAGTTATCGCAAAGGGGACTACTTGATCCTGAGAAAGCAGGCCCTTTTGCTTTGTTTGTTGAACGTGGAGCAGTCTCTTATTGCTTATACAAAGATTCAGAGAGAATACTAGGGAATACATATGGCATGTGTATTTTACAG GATTTTGAAGCATTGACACCTAATATTCTTGCAAGAACTATTGAAACCGTGGAAGGTGGTGGTTTGATCATTTTGCTTCTCAATAAACTCTCTTCTCTTGCCAGTCTGAGCACAATGGTCATG GATGTTCATGAGAGGTTTAGAACGGAGTCACATTCCGAAATAGTTTCTCGATTCAATGAACGGTTTCTGCTATCTCTTGCTTCATGTAAGACATGTTTATTCATGGATGATGAGCTTAATGTTTTGCCTATCTCCTCGCATATAAAGTCCATTGACAGGCAGTCTATTTCTGAG GGTTATGATTCCATCAAAACACATGAAGAACTGAGAAGTTTGAAAGAACAACTTCATGATGTTACACCTGCTGGTCCATTACTAGGGATATGTAAAACATTGGATCAG AGAGAATCGCTTTCAACTTTCCTTTATGCTATTTTGGACAAGGCAATGCAAAGAACTATTGGGCTGGTTTCTTCTCGAGGACGGGGTAAATCAGCTGCTTTGGGTTTGTCAATTGCAGGAGCTATAGCTGCAGG GTACTCTCGTATTTTTGTAACTGCTCCTTCTCCAGAAAACTTGAAATCATTGTTTGACTTCGTTTGCAAAGGATTGTCTGCATTGAACTACGAG GAGCATTTGCATTATGATCTGGTGAGAAGTACCAATTCTGGAATTCGAAAGACAATTACGCAGATAAATATAAACAAGGAACATAAACAAATAGTTCAG TATATTCAGCCTCATGAGCATGTGAAGCTCTGCCAAGCTGAGCTTCTGGTCATTGATGAAGCAGCAGCTATTCCATTGCCTGTTGTCAAGTCATTGCTAGGGCAGTACCTGGTCTTTATATCATCTACAGTGAATGG ATATGAAGGCACAGGTCGCTCTTTGTCATTGAAGCTTTTCAGTCATTTAGAAAAGCAATGTCAGAATCCTTCTTGTG GTAACCTATTCCAGAACATAGAAATGAAGGAGCCCATCAGATACACATTTGGAGATCCTGTCGAGTCTTGGCTTAACGGTTTATTGTGCTTGGAGTCCATGAATACCATTTCTCCTGTCAGCAG GTTTCCTCATCCCGCAGAGTGCAATTTGTATTATGTAAATCGAGACACTTTGTTCTCTTTCCACAAAGAAAGCGAAATATTTTTACAG CGAATGGTGGATCTTTTTGTTGCTTCTCACTATAGAAACTCTCCCAACGATCTGCAATTAATGGCTGATGGTCCAGCACACCATCTATACGTTCTACTTG GGCCCGTTGATGAGACAAGCAATATTCTTCCAGACATTTTTTGTGTTATCCAG gTATGCCTTGAAGGAGAGATATCACGTAAATCTGCACAGCAAAGGTTGCAAATGGGACATTTGCCGTCTGGTGATCTAATTCCATGGAAGTTCTGTGAAGAGTTTGAGAATACAGAATTTCCAAGCCTCTCAGGTGTTCGGATTGTCAGAATAGCTGTCCATCCCACAGAGCTAGGG CATGGATATGGTTCAGCTGCACTGGATCTTCTAACAAG ATACTATGAGGGGAAGCTTACTGCTATTGATGAGACCGATGTTGAAAAGAATCTAATGAGGCTTCCTGAAAATGTCATCCAAGCTGCAACGAAG GTCTCATTATTAGAAGAAACTATTGCTCCTAGAGAAAATCTTCCACCTTTGTTGATACATCCTCGTGACAGATTACCTGAGAGAGTTGACTATATTGGTGCTTCTTTTGGGCTTCAGAGTGATCTTTTTCGTTTCtggaagaaacacaaatatacCCCTTTTTACATTTGTGATAGTCCA AATGATACAACTGGTGAGCATAGTTGCATTGTGTTGAAAGCGTTGGAGATCGATAATATCAAGCATGGTCGTCTTGGTTCACTTGACTTTCTTTCTCCATTCTATCAGT GTTTCAGAAGAAAGTTTGTGAAACGTCTTCCTTTGTGTTTTCGAGAGTTAGATTATAAACTTGCTATGAG TATCTTGGATCCGAAGATTGACTTCTCAGAAAATGGAACTTCTTTATGTTCGGAGAAGGAATCCTCTACTTTGGTAAAATTAATTTGCTCTCCAGATGAATTGAAATTACTGGAGTCTTTTTCTAACAATCGTAAAGATTATGGGAAG GTGAAGCATCTTGTGCCACTCCTTGCATATTACTTCTTTGAAGGGAAGCTCCCAGTTACATTATCACATGAACATGCGTCTCTACTATTATCCATGGGCTTGCAGCTGCATGATATAACTTACATTCAG GAGAAGATGAAGTTAAAAAGTCGGAAAATCTCGCGTCTGTTCCGCGAGGTGATGGTGAAGTTTTTCAAGTATTTTGATGATGTTTTCACAAAAGAAGATACAAGTTTTCCTCATGAAAGGAAG GTTGAATTGAAGCCGTGTAGTGTGTCAGTTGACGAAGATCTAAATGAAGGTTCACAGCAAGTAATG GAAAAGATGCGAAGGGAGAAAGAGAGTATGCTGAATCCTGAGTCACTACATCAATATTCCATTAACGATAGAGAAGTTGAACTCAAGCAAGCCATTGACAAATGTTCTAAAGTATCTGGTAGTGGTCTTCTTAGTATGAAATCCAGTAGAAGTGCATCTGAGAAACGTAAGAGGAGGCCTGAACCAACTtctgaaagaaagaagaaaattaaatga